One Nilaparvata lugens isolate BPH unplaced genomic scaffold, ASM1435652v1 scaffold5874, whole genome shotgun sequence genomic region harbors:
- the LOC120356126 gene encoding phospholipase A2 phospholipin-like gives MMIISLIVTTKQTQTTDRASVVFEGDDRPTCGDQTGPDVGSDGPVLSAGNTVNAEKAIDRATRGSGPNPSTLLSGILPGTKWCGSGDIAETYYDLGTETDIDKCCRNHDICPSKVRPKTVRYNMTNNSPYTK, from the exons atGATGATCATCAGTCTGATCGTCACTaccaaa CAAACCCAAACAACAGACAGAGCTTCTGTCGTCTTTGAAGGTGATGATCGGCCGACCTGTGGAGATCAGACTGGACCAGATGTTGGATCTGATGGACCAGTGCTATCTGCTGGGAACACCGTCAATGCTGAGAAGGCAATCGATAGAGCTACTAGAGGTTCTGGCCCCAACCCCAGTACGCTGCTCAGTGGTATTCTCCCAG GAACCAAATGGTGCGGTTCGGGCGACATTGCTGAGACGTATTACGACCTGGGAACAGAGACGGACATAGACAAGTGCTGTCGGAATCACGACATCTGTCCGTCAAAAGTGCGACCGAAAACTGTCCGATACAACATGACTAACAACTCGCCTTACACAAAGTGA